Proteins found in one Hyla sarda isolate aHylSar1 chromosome 7, aHylSar1.hap1, whole genome shotgun sequence genomic segment:
- the LOC130282709 gene encoding cornifin-A-like isoform X1, with amino-acid sequence MLATQREKNLIKTIMSGVKGGPCGQKIQCQDPCKNPCQDPCQKVPVCVDPCQDPCKPGNQQQGYFYKQDPCNPCCPDPCQNQGTYYSNK; translated from the exons atgctagctactcag AGAGAAAAAAATCTTATCAAAACAATCATGTCTGGTGTCAAAGGAGGACCATGCGGCCAAAAAATCCAGTGCCAGGATCCTTGCAAGAATCCATGCCAAGACCCCTGCCAAAAAGTACCAGTCTGCGTAGATCCATGCCAAGACC CATGCAAACCAGGAAATCAGCAACAAGGTTATTTCTACAAACAAG ATCCCTGCAACCCCTGCTGTCCAGACCCTTGCCAGAACCAAGGAACATATTACTCTAATAAATGA
- the LOC130282709 gene encoding cornifin-A-like isoform X2 produces the protein MQREKNLIKTIMSGVKGGPCGQKIQCQDPCKNPCQDPCQKVPVCVDPCQDPCKPGNQQQGYFYKQDPCNPCCPDPCQNQGTYYSNK, from the exons ATGCAG AGAGAAAAAAATCTTATCAAAACAATCATGTCTGGTGTCAAAGGAGGACCATGCGGCCAAAAAATCCAGTGCCAGGATCCTTGCAAGAATCCATGCCAAGACCCCTGCCAAAAAGTACCAGTCTGCGTAGATCCATGCCAAGACC CATGCAAACCAGGAAATCAGCAACAAGGTTATTTCTACAAACAAG ATCCCTGCAACCCCTGCTGTCCAGACCCTTGCCAGAACCAAGGAACATATTACTCTAATAAATGA
- the LOC130282709 gene encoding cornifin-A-like isoform X3 — MSGVKGGPCGQKIQCQDPCKNPCQDPCQKVPVCVDPCQDPCKPGNQQQGYFYKQDPCNPCCPDPCQNQGTYYSNK, encoded by the exons ATGTCTGGTGTCAAAGGAGGACCATGCGGCCAAAAAATCCAGTGCCAGGATCCTTGCAAGAATCCATGCCAAGACCCCTGCCAAAAAGTACCAGTCTGCGTAGATCCATGCCAAGACC CATGCAAACCAGGAAATCAGCAACAAGGTTATTTCTACAAACAAG ATCCCTGCAACCCCTGCTGTCCAGACCCTTGCCAGAACCAAGGAACATATTACTCTAATAAATGA